A window of Lytechinus pictus isolate F3 Inbred chromosome 7, Lp3.0, whole genome shotgun sequence contains these coding sequences:
- the LOC129264051 gene encoding paired box protein Pax-1-like, which translates to MAFYGMFPPEQTFGEVNQLGGVFVNGRPLPNAIRLRIVELAQLGIRPCDISRQLRVSHGCVSKILARYNETGSILPGAIGGSKPRVTTPNVVKKIREYKQRDPGIFAWEIRDKLLAEGVCDKYNVPSVSSISRILRNKIGNNTLSHLQHHPYDPTKDSHRSFYNTALYPYPCAPAPAGTTASKVAAAAAAAANSCAMRSWPSSHTVNDILGFRHLGAGDHSD; encoded by the exons ATGGCTTTTTATGGTATGTTTCCTCCAGAACAAACCTTTGGTGAAGTGAATCAACTTGGTGGTGTCTTCGTCAATGGACGTCCTCTTCCCAACGCCATCAGACTCCGCATCGTCGAACTCGCTCAGTTGGGGATTCGACCCTGTGATATCAGCCGCCAGCTCCGTGTTTCCCATGGTTGTGTCTCCAAGATCCTGGCCCGTTATAACGAGACTGGCTCCATCCTACCAGGAGCAATTGGTGGTTCTAAGCCCCGGGTCACCACTCCCAATGTGGTTAAGAAGATCCGTGAATACAAGCAGCGTGATCCAGGTATCTTTGCTTGGGAGATACGTGATAAACTCTTAGCTGAGGGAGTCTGTGACAAGTACAATGTTCCTTCAGTCAGCTCCATCAGCAGGATTCTCAGAAACAAGATAGGAAACAACACTTTGTCTCATCTTCAGCATCACCCATATGATCCTACCAAGGATTCCCATCGTTCATTCTATAACACTGCCCTGTATCCCTATCCTTGTGCCCCTGCACCTGCTGGAACCACTGCTTCTAAAGTAGCAgcggcagcagcagcagcagctaaCTCCTGTGCGATGAGATCATGGCCATCATCACATACTGTCAATGATATCCTTGGATTCAGACATCTAGGAGCTGGAGACCACTCAG ATTGA
- the LOC129264050 gene encoding uncharacterized protein LOC129264050 → MSLADYRRQANGIKNHVTCSVTSADIHLEGKDQTASMSNFVVTTPSLTAYPAHPTPGYVPTYGTTAMPSGLSHHHLWSATPNTAMSCSGDAVSVLDGSNVLRPSPFGYGKTAMMPTGSSCNGSIVKCGDEQTMQLGNGTPQGRTDMRKDDLII, encoded by the exons ATGTCTCTTGCAGACTACAGGCGGCAGGCTAACGGTATCAAGAATCACGTGACTTGTAGTGTAACTTCGGCTGATATTCATCTAGAAGGAAAG GACCAAACAGCATCAATGAGTAACTTCGTAGTAACGACACCCTCATTAACAGCCTACCCCGCCCACCCTACACCAGGCTATGTTCCCACTTATGGCACCACAGCAATGCCAAGTGGTTTGTCACACCATCATCTCTGGTCAGCCACGCCCAATACCGCCATGAGTTGTAGTGGTGATGCTGTTAGTGTGTTAGATGGTTCAAATGTTCTCCGGCCCTCACCGTTCGGCTATGGGAAGACCGCTATGATGCCCACCGGGTCGTCGTGTAACGGCTCCATAGTTAA GTGTGGAGATGAACAAACAATGCAACTCGGCAATGGAACTCCTCAGGGTCGCACAGACATGAGAAAAGATGACCTCATTATATGA